The Sulfurospirillum sp. UCH001 genome segment ATTGTTTTAAGTGAAGTATTGTAGTTAATCATTGCCATCAAAATTTTCATCATTTTCACCTTTTATTTTTATAAATTAATTATTAATAAATCTAATAACTTTTGCAGGATTTCCAACAGCAACTGAATTATTCGGAATATCTTTTGTAACGACTGATCCTGCTCCAATCACACAATTATCACCTATTGTAACACTTAAAATACTAACATTTTCACCAATCCAACAGTTTTTACCAATATTAACTTTACCTTTATAAATAAGCTTTTGATTTATAATTGGAATATTATTTTTTCCATATCCATGTGCATTATCACCTATATATACTTTATCAGCTATCAGAGTATTTTCACCAATTATAATTTCATCAATACAATCTATATGACAAAAGTTTCCGATATAAACTCCATCTAAAATCTTCAGATTAGGAATTGTATCTTGTCTTAGAACACCCAACCAGGAAAAAGAGTTAATCGCAACATTATTTCCAATAGAAATAAACTCAGGACCTTGTATTCTCAACGGTTTGATAATATAGCTTTTTTTCCCAAATGTTTTAAAATATTTTTTAAATATAAGATTAAATATATGCTTTTTTATAAATGTTTCTAATCTAAGATAAAATTCAAAACTCATGATTTATAAAACCATAAAGCATGATAATCACCACACTTTCCTATATATTTAAAATTAAAACCAGATTTCATTCCAAGAATTTCTAGATATTTTAAACTTCTTTCCCACCCGTGTGCACGAATAAACTTTTTTTCAATCATTTTATTATTTTTATAATTATTTATAAGATCTTTAAATTTTCTAACAGGGGTAGCTATCGTTAAAGATAAAATTAAATAATTAGTATTATTTTTAGAAAATTTATCAAAAATAACTTGTATCTCATTGTCTGTAAAATGATAATCAACTGCCCAACTAATAGCCATATCATATTCTAAAGCAAGCTCATCTTCTAGTACATTGAACTTAACTTTTTCTATGTTTTTTAACAATTGTACATTGGAAGATTGTTTAATAACATTTTCATCATAATCTGAAGCTGTATAATGTAAATGTGGAAATTTTTGTTTCAATAAAAACGATTGGTACATATATCCACAACCAATTTCAATTAGACTATTAATCTTCGAAAAATCAAAGACTTGAAGGAGTTCAAAAACAGCAACTGCTTTATTTAACTCATCAAATAAAACTTTGTTCAAAAAAGCTGTATTATAGTCATCTGAGTTTTTATATATATTAATATAATCACGATGCTTTTCCCAATCTTCTTTTGTATATTGACCCTCAGTATCTAATAGTGGATCATATTTTACAAAATGTCGATATTTTAACCTTATATATTTACTTGCAATTACATCTATTTTTTTAAGTATCTTTTTCATTCTATTTCTTCTCGCTTCAATCTATAATATAGGTAAGTATTTATAATTAGATAAACTATCAATGTAGAATATACGACACCAACATATCCAAATAATTTAATAGACAAATAACTAAATCCAATATTTATAAGGACAGAAGTTAAAGAAATTTTATTTAAAGTACTAAACTCTTTTTTTAAAATAAACTCTTGTTTTAGTACAGAACTAATTGCTAATAATATAAAACAAGCAGATAAATA includes the following:
- a CDS encoding class I SAM-dependent methyltransferase, whose product is MKKILKKIDVIASKYIRLKYRHFVKYDPLLDTEGQYTKEDWEKHRDYINIYKNSDDYNTAFLNKVLFDELNKAVAVFELLQVFDFSKINSLIEIGCGYMYQSFLLKQKFPHLHYTASDYDENVIKQSSNVQLLKNIEKVKFNVLEDELALEYDMAISWAVDYHFTDNEIQVIFDKFSKNNTNYLILSLTIATPVRKFKDLINNYKNNKMIEKKFIRAHGWERSLKYLEILGMKSGFNFKYIGKCGDYHALWFYKS
- a CDS encoding DapH/DapD/GlmU-related protein, whose product is MSFEFYLRLETFIKKHIFNLIFKKYFKTFGKKSYIIKPLRIQGPEFISIGNNVAINSFSWLGVLRQDTIPNLKILDGVYIGNFCHIDCIDEIIIGENTLIADKVYIGDNAHGYGKNNIPIINQKLIYKGKVNIGKNCWIGENVSILSVTIGDNCVIGAGSVVTKDIPNNSVAVGNPAKVIRFINN